A part of Rhinolophus ferrumequinum isolate MPI-CBG mRhiFer1 chromosome 11, mRhiFer1_v1.p, whole genome shotgun sequence genomic DNA contains:
- the LOC117029978 gene encoding NADH dehydrogenase [ubiquinone] 1 beta subcomplex subunit 3-like → MAHEHGHGHSKMELPDYKQWKIEGTPLEIVQEKLAARGRRDPWGRNEAWRYMGGFANNVSFVGAILKGFKWGFAAFVIAVGAEYYLESKNEDKKHH, encoded by the coding sequence ATGGCCCATGAACATGGACATGGTCACAGTAAAATGGAACTTCCAGATTATAAACAATGGAAGATAGAAGGGACACCATTAGAAATTGTCCAAGAGAAGTTGGCTGCACGAGGGCGAAGGGATCCATGGGGCCGCAATGAAGCTTGGAGATACATGGGTGGCTTTGCAAACAATGTTTCCTTTGTTGGTGCAATACTAAAAGGATTCAAATGGGGATTTGCTGCATTTGTGATAGCTGTAGGGGCTGAATATTACCTGGAGTCCAAGAATGAAGACAAGAAGCATCACTGA